A single window of Mesoplodon densirostris isolate mMesDen1 chromosome 13, mMesDen1 primary haplotype, whole genome shotgun sequence DNA harbors:
- the C13H8orf90 gene encoding LOW QUALITY PROTEIN: uncharacterized protein C8orf90 homolog (The sequence of the model RefSeq protein was modified relative to this genomic sequence to represent the inferred CDS: deleted 1 base in 1 codon): MASPGSGDPSLAGLPPRPVDTPGEERGPAATPQTPFLDIYCGDAQLWEAHFRGIRRAYCALGKEHDFAIRVLTEDFTLPFPFAWPPGPDPARGPLFYDPHDRTGFDFLLQGPDAPPPALLRPLHNTAQAAVRKQRLEQLALSYERAGGAPGPASRGSCPRPPPAAPSRGPWGLRLPPRAGTGIWCQLEPRGRPGGPDSVSGVCVQPGMTVRVEAGGSCAYEELKAKPSSGYRTAPAPPSPVPAPCLSSHLRVCAPGRGRAPLSPQQLKGDMPVLSPGPRVPMAPGSSLPVTPTYFAHLLQEAFVDAPTPRAGIPWGSPLGLLSR; the protein is encoded by the exons ATGGCTTCCCCCGGTTCCGGGGACCCCAGCCTGGCAGGTCTGCCCCCTCGTCCTGTAGACACTCCAGGTGAGGAgcgtg GTCCCGCCGCGACCCCGCAGACCCCGTTCCTGGACATCTACTGCGGGGATGCACAGCTCTGGGAGGCGCACTTCCGCGGCATCAGGCGCGCCTACTGCGCGCTGGGCAAGGAGCACGACTTCGCCATCCGCGTGCTCACGGAGGACTTCACGCTGCCTTTTCCTTTCGCCTGGCCACCAGGGCCCGACCCGGCCCGCGGGCCGCTCTTCTACGACCCGCACGACCGCACGGGCTTCGACTTCCTGCTGCAGGGCCCGGACGCGCCGCCCCCCGCGCTGCTGCGGCCCCTGCACAACACGGCGCAGGCGGCGGTGCGCAAGCAGCGCCTGGAGCAGCTGGCGCTGAGCTATGAGCGCGCGGGTGGC GCCCCCGGCCCGGCCTCGCGCGGCTCCTGCCCGCGCCCACCGCCGGCAGCACCCTCCCGGGGCCCGTGGGGCCTGAGGCTGCCTCCCCGGGCGGGG ACGGGCATCTGGTGCCAGCTAGAACCCCGGGGCCGCCCGGGGGGGCCAGACAGCGTCAGCGGTG TCTGTGTTCAGCCTGGAATGACAGTGAGGGTGGAGGCCGGTGGCAGCTGCGCCTATGAAGAGCTCAAGGCCAAG CCTTCTAGTGGCTACCGCACCGCTCCCGCGCCTCCGTCCCCCGTGCCAGCACCGTGTCTGTCTTCCCACCTCCGGGTCTGTGCTCCCGGGCGAGGGCGAGCACCTCTAAGCCCACAACAGCTCAAAGGGGACATGCCGGTGCTGTCCCCCGGGCCCCGTGTGCCCATGGCCCCGGGGA GTAGTCTCCCGGTCACGCCCACCTACTTTgcacacctcctccaggaagccttcgtGGATGCTCCCACACCCCGAGCTGGGATCCCCTGGGGTTCTCCCCTGGGACTGTTGTCACGCTGA